Part of the Paenibacillus kyungheensis genome, CTGATTGCTTTTTCGATCGTGTATTCCTCTTTACCGTTTTTACCTTTCACCGTTTCTCCTTTTTGGAGACCGATGATATCTGCATCATGACCTGCTTTTTTTAGCTCGTCATAAGGTACCTGCATTTCGGAATCTTCAAATTGGTCTGCTAATAAGAATGCTACTTTACTCATGGGAATTGTTCTCCTTTCGTGTTGCTATCTAGTTAATCAATACAGTATAGTACTGTAATTGTTCTCGCTTTCTTATTACCCTGTTCTCCTGTTCTTCTACCACAATCAGCTCTTGAATTGATAAATAAATAACAAAAAGGACAATCTTTTGTCCGAAAGATTGCCCTTTTCATCTTGTTAATATTATATTTTTGATCACGATCATCTACATATCAACGTATTAATTTTTAGCAGCAGGGCTATCAATAATCAATGTTACTGGTCCCCAATTGGTCAGAGATACATCCATATCTGCGCCAAATATTCCTGTTTCTACACCTACGCCTAGACTGCATAAAGCCTCGTTAAACGCTTCATAGATAGGGGTAGCGACTTCAGGACGTGCAGCATCACTGAACCCCGGGCGCTTTCCTTTGCGGCAATCTCCATATAACGTAAACTGGGATACCGATAATACTTCACCACCGATATCTTGTAGACCTAGATTCATTTTACCTTGCTCATCTTCAAAAATACGAATGCCTGCTACTTTGCCTGCAAGATACTTCGCATCTTCGATCGTATCCGTATGAGTAACACCGACTAACACCATTAATCCTTTACCAATCTGCCCGACAATTTCTTCATTTACAGTGACAGAAGCATGTTTGCAACGTTGAACGACTACTCTCATAAATTCAAATCCTGCCTTTCTATGTAGAAAAGAAGCTAAACATTCCAGTAAAGGAGATTAGCTTCTTTTCAATTTGTATCATCATGTGTTGGTTTTACTGCATAATCCGGTGAACGGTATATACATCTTGGATTCGTTTGATTTTATCAACAACCGATTGCAAATGATCGGTATTACGAATCAGAATCGTCATATGAATCATTGCCATTTTGTTTTTGTCTGAACGTCCAGACACAGCCGAAATATTGGTTTTATTTTCAGCTACTGTCTGCAACACTTCATTTAGCAATCCACGGCGATCATGACCGGTAATTTCAATATCAACACTGTAGTTCGATTCGACTGCATTTTCCCAGCCGACTTCGATAATACGTGCTGCTTCACTGTTATCACTGACATCAGGCACATTGGTACAATCGCTACGGTGAATCGAGACACCCCGTCCGCGTGTAACATAACCGACAATATCATCACCTGGAACTGGATTACAACATCGAGCAAAACGAACTAATAGATTATCAATACCTTTGACGCTCACGCCATTGGTTGGACGTGGACGTTTTTCTTCCGGTGCTGTTTTGACTTCTTTAACCTGTTCGCTCAGTTCAATAATTGCAGATTCTTCTTGTTCTTTACGCAATTTTTCAGTTAAACGTGTACAGACTTGAGCTGCTGTAATGCCGCCAAATCCTATAGCAGATAACATATCTTCGCTATCATGAAAGGCAAACTTTTTACCGACTTCGACTAACTTATCATCGGTTAACCAGACAGAAGGCTCCAGATTTAGGCGTTTGATTTCACGTTCTAATGCATCGCGACCTTTTTCTACATTCTCTTCACGTTTTTCTTTTTTGAACCATTGCTTAATTTTGCTACGTGCATGAGAAGACTGTGCAATTTTGAGCCAATCTTGACTTGGGCCATATGAATGTTTGGAAGTCAAAATTTCAATAATATCGCCTGTTTTTAAGCGGTGATCGAGCGGTACAATACGACCGTTGACTTTAGCACCAATCGTTCGATTCCCCACTTCGGTATGAATACGGTAAGCAAAATCTAGCGGTACTGAACCGATTGGTAATTCAATGACCTCGCCTTTTGGTGTAAATACAAACACTAGATCAGAGAAAAAGTCCATTTTAAGGGATTCTACAAATTCAGAAGCATCTTTCGCTTCATGCTGTAATTCGAGAATTTCTTTGAAAAAAGGAACTTTATTTTCGATTGTACCTGTTGTGCCTTCTTTGTATGCCCAGTGAGCCGCAATACCAAATTCAGCGGTGCGGTGCATATCCCATGTACGAATCTGTACTTCTGTAGGTTCACCATTTGGTCCTACAACGGTAGTATGCAAAGACTGATACATATTTGTTTTAGGCATCGCGATATAGTCTTTAAATCGACCAGGCATCGGCTTCCATAAGGTATGAATAATACCGAGTGTTGCATAACAATCTTTAATATTATCTACGATAATACGGATCGCCAGCAGATCATAGATTTCATTAAATTGTTTATTTTTGATCGTCATTTTTTGATACACACTATAGATATGTTTCGGTCTACCGGAAAGGTCAGCTTCTACACCCATCTCTGATAGCTTTTCATTAATACGACCGATAACATTATCGATATATTGTTCACGTTCAGCACGTTTTTTGTGCATCAAATTAGCAATACGATAGTACTGTTGTGGATTCAAGTAACGAAGTGCAATATCTTCCATTTCCCATTTAATCGCCGAAATACCCAGACGATGAGCAACAGGACAGAAAATTTCAAGCGTTTCGTACGCAATCCGGCGTTGGCTTTCTTCGGATTGGTATTTGAGCGTACGCATATTATGCAGACGGTCAGCCAGCTTGATTACAATTACGCGGATATCTTGCGCCATTGCGATAAACATTTTACGGTAATTCTCATTTTGTTGTTCTTCTTTGGAGCGGAATTTAATTCGTTCTAGCTTGGTTAGACCATCAACCAGCATGGCACAATTATCGCCAAACCGGGTACGAATTTCATCAAGGGATACGGTGGTATCTTCAACAACATCATGCAGAAGTGCGGCGATAATGGAGATCGTATCCATTTCCATGCCAACAACAATATCTGCAACCGCCAAAGGATGCAAAATATAAGGTTCTCCTGACTTCCGCACCTGGCCGTGATGGGCTTGATCAGCAAACTCATAGGCTTCCCGTATGCGGTGAAGATCCTTTTCTTTAATGTAGGCGGACGCCTTTTCAAGTAATCGCTCTATGCCCATAGAATCGTTGTCGTATCCTTTCTATTTATAAATAAACATTGTGAGTTCCTTTAAAAAAAACAAAGAATATCACCTGTTTTCACATCTTTTTTAAAATTTTCAGTAGTTGTCAAAAATACATATCAAAATGGAACCTGCCCATATCTGTGTGGCATCAGGTTCCGAAAAGGGGATTTCCTATAATTATGCCTCTTGCACGTATCCGCGTCAACCATTCTGGATGAATGGTTTATGAAGATTATCAAGCTTTTCTGAAAAACGTTATTGAAAAAAACATCCAAACTCATTAAGCTATTAAAGATATGCGTTCTAGTTGTGAGTCAGACAGTTGTTTCATGATTGAAGTAGTGCCATTTGATACAGAGGAGTGAATAGCGTGCAGCGTGAAATTCAAGTGAATGAGAAACTGCCTTTATTTCAGGGATTGCTGTTAAGCTTACAGCATCTTTTTGCTATGTTCGGAAGTACTGTTCTTGTTCCTAATCTATTCCATGTTGATCCAGGTATGATTTTATTGATGAATGGTATAGGAACCCTGCTTTACATTTGGATCTGTCGGGGCAAAATTCCGGCTTATCTCGGTTCTAGTTTTGCTTTTATCGCTCCAGTTACCCTTGTTTTGACCAAATACGGATTTGATGAGAATGGATATTCTCTAGCTTTAGGTGCTTTTATTATAACAGGAGTTATCTTTGCACTAGTCGCTCTTATTGTAAAATATGCTGGTACACGCTGGTTAGATATTGTATTCCCACCAGCAGCGATGGGCGCTATTGTGGCTTTGATCGGACTTGAACTGATTCCGGTTGCTGCACAAATGGCTGGATTTATAGCTCCTTCAGGTACAGATGCAAGTACATGGGCTCCTGATATGAAAGTCATTACGTTATCGCTGATTACACTGGGAGTTACCCTGCTAGGTGCAGTAACGTTTCGTGGATTTCCCAAAATCATACATATTCTAATTGGTATTGCTGTTGGTTATGGACTCGCTTTTCCGATGGGATTAGTCGATACCACCAAAATTCATGAAGCAAGCTTTATCCAATTACCACAGGTTGTGACACCTTCATTTAACTGGTCTGTTATTTTGACTATTATTCCAGTGGCATTAGTTGTTATTGTAGAACATGTAGGTCACTTGCTAGTCACCAGTAATATTGTCGGCAAAAATTTATCCAAAGATCCAGGGCTACATCGTTCCTTATTAGGTAATGGTATTTCTACGATCTTATCCGGGTTTGTCGGTTCTACACCGAATACTACTTATGGTGAAAATATCGGTGTTATGGCGTTGACCAAAGTGTACTCTATTTATGTGATTGCAGGTGCAGCGGTATTCGCTATCGTATTATCATTCTCAGGTACATTTACAGGAGCAATCTCTGCTATTCCTCAACCGGTTATGGGCGGTGTTTCTCTACTGCTATTTGGAGTTATTGCTGCGTCTGGTCTACGTATTCTGGTCGAGCAAAAAGTCGATTATTCCAAAGCGCAAAATATGCTACTTACTACTATGGTACTGATTACAGGTCTAAGCGGAGCGACTTTGAAATTTGGCTCTGTAGAGTTAAAAGGCATGGCACTTGCTACGATTGTAGGTATTGTACTGAGTTTGTTTTTCCGTTTGCTACATGTAACCGGATTATCGAATGATAAAGACGATCCATCTTTGCCAGCCAAAAATCCAGATTGATAGATTAATATATTCATCTTCACTACTTTAAATAAAAAAGACTACCTTTAGCGTACAAAGTAATTGTACAAAGGTAGTCTTTTTTATTGAATGCTATGCCTTGTTTCTTTTTAGAAATAGCGTTGTATTTTCTGTTCGAGATATCAAGGTCATGATGACCATCCCAAGCAAGTCATTTTCTTATAATACGAGTC contains:
- the dtd gene encoding D-aminoacyl-tRNA deacylase, whose product is MRVVVQRCKHASVTVNEEIVGQIGKGLMVLVGVTHTDTIEDAKYLAGKVAGIRIFEDEQGKMNLGLQDIGGEVLSVSQFTLYGDCRKGKRPGFSDAARPEVATPIYEAFNEALCSLGVGVETGIFGADMDVSLTNWGPVTLIIDSPAAKN
- a CDS encoding RelA/SpoT family protein, producing MGIERLLEKASAYIKEKDLHRIREAYEFADQAHHGQVRKSGEPYILHPLAVADIVVGMEMDTISIIAALLHDVVEDTTVSLDEIRTRFGDNCAMLVDGLTKLERIKFRSKEEQQNENYRKMFIAMAQDIRVIVIKLADRLHNMRTLKYQSEESQRRIAYETLEIFCPVAHRLGISAIKWEMEDIALRYLNPQQYYRIANLMHKKRAEREQYIDNVIGRINEKLSEMGVEADLSGRPKHIYSVYQKMTIKNKQFNEIYDLLAIRIIVDNIKDCYATLGIIHTLWKPMPGRFKDYIAMPKTNMYQSLHTTVVGPNGEPTEVQIRTWDMHRTAEFGIAAHWAYKEGTTGTIENKVPFFKEILELQHEAKDASEFVESLKMDFFSDLVFVFTPKGEVIELPIGSVPLDFAYRIHTEVGNRTIGAKVNGRIVPLDHRLKTGDIIEILTSKHSYGPSQDWLKIAQSSHARSKIKQWFKKEKREENVEKGRDALEREIKRLNLEPSVWLTDDKLVEVGKKFAFHDSEDMLSAIGFGGITAAQVCTRLTEKLRKEQEESAIIELSEQVKEVKTAPEEKRPRPTNGVSVKGIDNLLVRFARCCNPVPGDDIVGYVTRGRGVSIHRSDCTNVPDVSDNSEAARIIEVGWENAVESNYSVDIEITGHDRRGLLNEVLQTVAENKTNISAVSGRSDKNKMAMIHMTILIRNTDHLQSVVDKIKRIQDVYTVHRIMQ
- the uraA gene encoding uracil permease, producing MQREIQVNEKLPLFQGLLLSLQHLFAMFGSTVLVPNLFHVDPGMILLMNGIGTLLYIWICRGKIPAYLGSSFAFIAPVTLVLTKYGFDENGYSLALGAFIITGVIFALVALIVKYAGTRWLDIVFPPAAMGAIVALIGLELIPVAAQMAGFIAPSGTDASTWAPDMKVITLSLITLGVTLLGAVTFRGFPKIIHILIGIAVGYGLAFPMGLVDTTKIHEASFIQLPQVVTPSFNWSVILTIIPVALVVIVEHVGHLLVTSNIVGKNLSKDPGLHRSLLGNGISTILSGFVGSTPNTTYGENIGVMALTKVYSIYVIAGAAVFAIVLSFSGTFTGAISAIPQPVMGGVSLLLFGVIAASGLRILVEQKVDYSKAQNMLLTTMVLITGLSGATLKFGSVELKGMALATIVGIVLSLFFRLLHVTGLSNDKDDPSLPAKNPD